The Triticum aestivum cultivar Chinese Spring chromosome 3A, IWGSC CS RefSeq v2.1, whole genome shotgun sequence genome includes a region encoding these proteins:
- the LOC123063551 gene encoding DIMBOA UDP-glucosyltransferase BX8, which yields MVASAAEKAPATASGGTRRVLLFPLPFQGHLNPMLQLADVLHARGLRVTVFHAAFNAPDPACRPAGYRFVPVGAGVPTADLVPTGSNADFAGALLRINERLQTPFQNSLREVLEDEEGVPACLVLDSNLRGMQVVADRLGVPTLVLRTGGAACLVAYMAFPALCDKGLLPPQDHSHLNMALDDLPPLQLQDMVFSTTTPHETMTTCLERIVESAKCSSGVILNTFNDLEDVELQKIVDGVCVPVYAIGPLYKISSGAQSSLLSPDQTCLDWLDKQEAQSVLFVSFGSLASMDQEELVETAWGLANSHMPFLWVIRPDAVHGSGKVGLPDGFEEETQGRGMVVSWAPQQDVLGHQAVGGFWTHNGWNSTLESICEGVPMICRPHFADQLINARYVEEVWKVGFELVGKLERGNIERGIRKLLREEEGGEMRRRANDLKDKAIHCIKKGGSSQTMVDLLVNCIMSLPSSI from the exons ATGGTGGCCAGCGCGGCGGAGaaggctccggcgacggcgagcggtGGCACCCGGCGGGTGCTGCTGTTCCCGCTGCCGTTCCAGGGCCACCTGAACCCGATGCTGCAGCTGGCCGACGTGCTGCACGCCCGTGGCCTCCGCGTCACCGTCTTCCACGCCGCCTTCAACGCGCCGGACCCCGCGTGCCGCCCCGCCGGGTACCGCTTCGTGCCCGTCGGCGCCGGCGTGCCGACGGCCGACCTCGTCCCCACCGGCAGCAACGCCGACTTCGCCGGGGCGCTGCTCCGCATCAACGAGCGCCTGCAGACCCCTTTCCAGAACAGCCTCCGCGAGGTGCTGGAGGATGAGGAGGGGGTGCCGGCGTGCCTGGTGCTGGACTCTAATCTCCGGGGGATGCAGGTGGTCGCCGACCGGCTGGGCGTGCCGACGCTGGTGCTGCGCACGGGTGGCGCCGCCTGCCTCGTGGCCTACATGGCCTTCCCGGCGCTCTGCGACAAGGGCCTCCTCCCGCCACAAG ACCATTCGCACTTGAACATGGCACTGGATGATCTCCCACCACTCCAGCTGCAAGACATGGTCTTCTCAACCACAACTCCACATGAAACGATGACCACCTGCCTAGAACGCATTGTGGAATCGGCAAAGTGTTCTTCAGGTGTCATCCTCAACACCTTCAACGACCTCGAAGATGTCGAGCTCCAAAAGATCGTCGATGGTGTGTGTGTCCCAGTGTATGCGATTGGTCCTCTTTACAAGATATCTTCAGGTGCCCAGAGCAGCCTGTTGTCTCCAGATCAAACTTGTTTGGATTGGCTGGACAAGCAAGAGGCACAGTCTGTTTTGTTCGTGAGCTTTGGAAGCTTGGCATCCATGGACCAAGAAGAGCTAGTGGAGACTGCATGGGGCTTGGCCAATAGCCACATGCCATTTCTTTGGGTGATCAGGCCTGACGCGGTTCATGGTTCAGGGAAAGTAGGCCTACCCGACGGCTTTGAGGAAGAGACACAAGGTAGGGGAATGGTGGTGAGCTGGGCCCCACAACAAGATGTTCTTGGGCACCAAGCAGTTGGTGGCTTTTGGACCCATAACGGCTGGAACTCGACGTTAGAGAGCATATGTGAGGGTGTTCCGATGATATGTAGACCTCATTTTGCTGACCAACTGATAAATGCCAGGTATGTCGAGGAGGTGTGGAAGGTAGGGTTTGAGTTAGTGGGCAAGTTGGAGAGGGGGAACATTGAAAGGGGTATTAGAAAGTTGTTGCGCGAAGAAGAAGGTGGAGAGATGAGGCGAAGAGCAAATGATCTCAAGGACAAAGCAATCCACTGTATAAAGAAAGGCGGCTCTTCGCAAACTATGGTTGATTTGCTGGTGAACTGCATAATGTCATTACCTTCTTCCATTTAG